CCTTGTCGCCGTGCGCGACCCGCAGGTCGGACAGGGCGGTGCCGGCGGGGTGGTTGGCGTACTCCTGGAGCTCCAGGGCCTCCGCGACGCCGCGCGTGCCCAGGTTGACGGCCATCATCGGCTCCGCCTGCGGGCCGATCTTCCGCAGGAAGGCGATGTACTCGGAGAGGCCGAAGCGGTTGGTCTCCGTCGAGTGCCAGGCCAGGTCGAGGCGGCGCGGGCGGTCCTCGGCCGGGCCGACCGAGTCCTCCCACTTGTAGCCGGAGACGAAGTTGCCGCCGGGGTAGCGGATGGCCGTCACGCCGAGCTCGCGGACCAGGTCCAGGACGTCCTGGCGCAGGCCGGCCTCGTCGGCGGTGGGGTGGTCCGGCTCGTAGATGCCGGTGTAGACGCAGCGGCCGAGGTGCTCGACGAAGCTGCCGAAGAGGCGGGGGCTGACCTCGCCGACGGTGAAGGCGGGGTCGAGGGTGAAGCGGGCGGTGCGCATGGTGTCCTTCCGGTGTTGGTGTCGTCCGCGGGTCGTGTGTGGCCGGTCGCGCCCGCGCGGCGGAGCCCGCACGGGGACGCCGGCCGGCGTCCCTGGCCGGCCTCGGGCCGGCCGTCCTTCGTCCGGGTGAGCCGGTTCAGGGCCGGCTCGGGCGTGCCGTCGTCCTCGGCGTCGTCGTGGTCGTACTCCGGCCGGTCCTCGCCCTTGCCCTTGTCCAGGAAGACGGACTGGCCGTCGCGTCGGCGGTGAGGGTGCTGCGCGCGGTCACGGTCACTGTCCCGCCAGTCCCGTGTGGGCGACGCCCGCCACGATCTGCCGCTGGAAGAAGACGAAGACGACGATGAGGGGCAGGCCCGCCAGCAATCCGCCGGCCATGAGCTGGGCCCACTGGATGCCGTAGGAGTTCATGACGGTCGCGATGCCGTTCGGCATGGTCATCAGGTCGGGGTTGCTGGTGACCATGTACGGCCACAGGAAGTTGTTCCACGACGCGATGAAGGTGAAGATGCCGACCGCGGCGAGGGAGGGGCGGGCGAGCGGGACGACGACGGTGAGGAAGACCCGCCAGCGGCCCGCGCCGTCGATGAAGGCGGCCTCCTCCAGCTCGCGCGGGACGCCCTGGAAGAACTTGTAGAGGATGTAGACCATCGCGGCGGGCGCGCACTGCGGCAGGATCATGCCCCAGTAGGTGTCGACCATCCCCATCTGCTGGACGGTGGTGAACAGCGGCACCCCGAGGACGGCCGGCGAGACCATCAGGCCCGCCATGACGACGCCCATCAGGACGCCCTTGCCCCGGAACTCGGTGCGGGCGAAGCCGTATCCGGCGAGCGCGGCGACGACCAGCACGACGGTCGTCACGCAGACGGAGACGACCAGCGAGTTCACGAACCAGTCGGTGATGTTGCCGTTCTCGATGATCGCCGACCACGCCTGGCCCGTCCACTCCTCCGGCAGCCAGCGCGGCGGCACCTCGACGGCCTCGGTCTCCGGCTTCAGCGAGGTGAACAGGGCCCAGGCGAGCGGGGAGAGGAACACCACGGAGACGGCGGCGCCGAGCAGGGTGAGGACGATCTGGCCGGGGGTCCAGGCCCGGCGCGGCTTGGCCGGGATCCGTGCGGCGCCGCTCATCGGCCGCCCTCCTCACGGTTGCGCAGCAGCCACATCCGCGCGAGGGCGACGGCCGCGATGATCAGGAAGAAGATGATGGAGACGGCGGAGGCGTAGCCCACGCGGTAGCCGGTGAAGCCCTCTTCGAGGGTGTACTGCACGAAGGTCCTGGTGGAGCCCTCGGGGCCGGGCCCGAAGTCCTGCATCACGACGGCCTGGTCGAAGACCTGGAGCGAGGCGAGGATCTGGAGGGCGACGACGAGGCCGGTGATGTTGCGCAGCATCGGCAGGGTGATGTGCGCCATGCGGTGCCAGGCGTTCGCGCCGTCCAGTGTGGCCGCCTCGTAGAGGTGGCCGGGGATGCCCTGGAGGGCGGCGAGGTAGAGCAGGAAGCTGAAGCCGACCGTCCACCACAGGGTGGTGACGACGACGGCGAGCATGGCGTACGTCTTGTCGGTGAGCCACGGGGTGTCGGTGCCGAAGACGTGGTTGATCATCCCGGTGCCGGGGTTGAACAGCCACTGCCACAGGTTCGCGGCGACGGTGGAGGGCAGCAGGAACGGGGCGAAGAAGCACAGCCGCCACAGCCACTTCCCGCGCTCGATGTGGTGGGCGAGCATCGCGAGGAGGAAGGCGAGGACGGTGATGCAGGGCACGGCCAGGAGCGTGAAGTACGCGCTGTGGCCGAGTGCTTCCCACATCAGGTCGTCCCGGAGGGCCTCGCGGTAGTTGCCGAGGCCGACGAAGCTCGCGCCCTCACCGGAGATGTTGGCGTCCGTGAAGCTGAGCCAGAGGCCGCGCAGCAGCGGCCAGACCACGAACAGCGCGAAGAGGACGAGGAACGGCGCGACGAACCAGCCGCCGTGCTGGAGGCCCTGCTTGCGGCGGACGGTGGCGCTCGCCGCGGTGGTCCTCGCGCGGGCGGGGGCGATGACGGTCCCGGCACTGGTCGTCGTCATGCGGCCGCACCTCCCTGCGCGGCGGTCTTCCCGTCCATGGGGTTCTTCATGGCGAGGAGGCCGGCGAGCGTGCTCCGCATCCGGCGGGCGGCGGCGTCCGGCTTGGCGGAGCCCATCGTCGAGGAGACGACGACCGGGCCGATGCGCTGGGCGAGGATGCCGGTGGAGCCGGCGAACCACGCCTTCGGCTCGGTGGCCTGGTGGTCCATGGCGGACACGTACTCGCTCTGCGGGTCCAGCTTCCGGTAGCCGGGGGTGGCCAGGACGGGGGTGTAGGCGGGGATGTGACCGCCGGCCGCCCAGGCCCGGGCGTTCCTGACGATGTAGGCGGCGAGCCGGTGGGCGCCCTCGTTGGCGGCGCCGCCCCGGCCGGACCGGTGCGGCAGCACGAAGGCGTGCGACTCGGCGTGGGTGGCCGGCCGGCCGAAGACGGGGGGCAGCGGGGTGGCGCCGTAGTCGACCTTCGCGGTGTCGAAGACCGGCACCGACCAGTTGCCCTCCCAGGCGAAGGGGGAGCCGTTGAGGAACTGCTCCGCGCCCGCGCCGCCGCCGAAGCCGGGGTCGGCGTACCCGTCGGTGACGTGCCGGCGCAGGAACTCCAGCACCTGGGTGGCCTTGTCGGTGTCGAAGGTGACCTCGGTGCGGGCCTCGTCGAACCAGGTGCCGCCGAGCTGGGTGTAGAACGCGACGAAGAACCACCACTGGAAGTTCTGGTCGTTGAGCCACAGGCCGATGGTCTGCAGGCCCTTCCTGGTGGCCGCCCTGGCCTCCTTCAGCATGGCGAACCACTCGTCGGCGGACGCCGGGGGGACCATCCGCCCGTCGGCGCCGAGCAGGCC
Above is a genomic segment from Streptomyces glaucescens containing:
- a CDS encoding carbohydrate ABC transporter permease; the protein is MTTTSAGTVIAPARARTTAASATVRRKQGLQHGGWFVAPFLVLFALFVVWPLLRGLWLSFTDANISGEGASFVGLGNYREALRDDLMWEALGHSAYFTLLAVPCITVLAFLLAMLAHHIERGKWLWRLCFFAPFLLPSTVAANLWQWLFNPGTGMINHVFGTDTPWLTDKTYAMLAVVVTTLWWTVGFSFLLYLAALQGIPGHLYEAATLDGANAWHRMAHITLPMLRNITGLVVALQILASLQVFDQAVVMQDFGPGPEGSTRTFVQYTLEEGFTGYRVGYASAVSIIFFLIIAAVALARMWLLRNREEGGR
- a CDS encoding extracellular solute-binding protein — translated: MGRPGLNRRHMLAGLGGLTVAGSFGFAALGTGADALASGARTRVTYWNLFSGGDGYNMVAMLDAFRAEHPDVAVKDSTLQWGNPFYTKLAMAAAGNRAPDLGVMHLGRVTGFSPGRLLDPWDTGLLAEYGVREADFNPELWRRAVIDGKLYALPLDIHVQLCFYRKDVLRKAGLLGADGRMVPPASADEWFAMLKEARAATRKGLQTIGLWLNDQNFQWWFFVAFYTQLGGTWFDEARTEVTFDTDKATQVLEFLRRHVTDGYADPGFGGGAGAEQFLNGSPFAWEGNWSVPVFDTAKVDYGATPLPPVFGRPATHAESHAFVLPHRSGRGGAANEGAHRLAAYIVRNARAWAAGGHIPAYTPVLATPGYRKLDPQSEYVSAMDHQATEPKAWFAGSTGILAQRIGPVVVSSTMGSAKPDAAARRMRSTLAGLLAMKNPMDGKTAAQGGAAA
- a CDS encoding carbohydrate ABC transporter permease, producing the protein MSGAARIPAKPRRAWTPGQIVLTLLGAAVSVVFLSPLAWALFTSLKPETEAVEVPPRWLPEEWTGQAWSAIIENGNITDWFVNSLVVSVCVTTVVLVVAALAGYGFARTEFRGKGVLMGVVMAGLMVSPAVLGVPLFTTVQQMGMVDTYWGMILPQCAPAAMVYILYKFFQGVPRELEEAAFIDGAGRWRVFLTVVVPLARPSLAAVGIFTFIASWNNFLWPYMVTSNPDLMTMPNGIATVMNSYGIQWAQLMAGGLLAGLPLIVVFVFFQRQIVAGVAHTGLAGQ